A stretch of Microbulbifer sp. SAOS-129_SWC DNA encodes these proteins:
- a CDS encoding CoA-acylating methylmalonate-semialdehyde dehydrogenase, translating to MTRQVPLLINGEFIESAGTHKQDVLNPATQAVLAQVPFSTPEEVDRAVAGARAAFEEWRDTPVPARARLMLRYQHLLKEHQREIAEILAEDNGKNFEDAMGDVWRGIEVVEHACNIPSLMMGETVENVATGVDTHSVVQPLGVTLGITPFNFPAMIPLWMFPMAVACGNAMILKPSEQVPLATVRLLELFQQAGAPAGIVQMVHGGKEQVAQLINHPDIVSSSFVGSVPVAEYVYRSTTNLLKRSQCFAGAKNHMVVMPDADRETVMNTLVGATVGAAGQRCMAISVIVFVGETIEWAGELAERLKHVRPGVWNDPEAAYGPLVSRAATERVKGLIQSGIDQGATCVVDGRDITVDGYPDGNWVGPTLFTDVTTEMDIYREEIFGPVVCCLNADTLDHALEIVNDSPYGNGTSIFTTSGIHARKYQHQVQVGQVGVNIPIPVPLPFFSFTGWKKSFMGDLHAYGKQAARFYTETKTITSSWKESPVSTPNMSIALK from the coding sequence ATGACTAGACAAGTCCCCCTGCTGATCAACGGCGAGTTCATAGAAAGTGCCGGCACCCACAAGCAAGATGTTCTAAATCCAGCAACCCAGGCCGTGCTGGCACAGGTTCCCTTCTCAACCCCGGAAGAAGTAGACCGGGCCGTTGCCGGGGCACGGGCTGCGTTCGAAGAATGGCGCGACACCCCGGTCCCTGCACGCGCGCGCCTGATGCTGCGCTACCAGCACCTATTGAAGGAGCACCAGCGGGAGATCGCTGAAATCCTGGCTGAAGATAACGGTAAAAACTTCGAGGATGCCATGGGGGATGTCTGGCGCGGTATCGAGGTCGTTGAACACGCCTGCAATATCCCCAGCCTGATGATGGGCGAGACCGTCGAGAACGTGGCAACCGGGGTGGATACCCACAGCGTGGTACAACCCCTGGGCGTTACCCTGGGTATTACCCCATTTAATTTCCCGGCGATGATCCCGCTGTGGATGTTCCCGATGGCGGTTGCCTGCGGCAACGCGATGATCCTCAAGCCGTCAGAGCAGGTCCCCCTGGCAACGGTGCGCCTGCTCGAGCTATTCCAGCAAGCGGGCGCACCCGCAGGCATCGTACAGATGGTGCATGGTGGCAAGGAGCAGGTAGCGCAACTGATTAACCACCCGGATATCGTCTCTTCCTCATTCGTCGGCTCGGTGCCCGTCGCCGAGTATGTGTACCGCTCCACTACCAATCTGCTCAAGCGCTCGCAGTGCTTCGCCGGCGCCAAGAACCATATGGTGGTAATGCCCGACGCCGACAGGGAAACCGTGATGAACACCCTCGTGGGCGCTACCGTAGGCGCCGCCGGCCAGCGCTGCATGGCCATCAGCGTTATTGTGTTCGTGGGTGAAACCATCGAGTGGGCCGGTGAATTGGCGGAGCGGCTGAAGCACGTTCGGCCCGGCGTCTGGAATGACCCGGAAGCAGCGTATGGCCCCCTCGTCAGTCGAGCGGCAACCGAGCGCGTAAAAGGGCTGATCCAAAGCGGCATCGACCAGGGCGCGACCTGCGTCGTCGACGGGCGCGACATAACTGTCGATGGCTACCCGGATGGCAACTGGGTGGGCCCTACCCTGTTTACCGATGTCACTACCGAGATGGATATTTATCGGGAGGAAATTTTTGGCCCGGTAGTCTGCTGCCTCAATGCGGACACGCTGGATCACGCCCTGGAGATCGTCAACGACAGCCCATACGGCAACGGCACCTCCATATTCACTACCTCCGGTATCCACGCGCGCAAGTATCAGCACCAAGTACAAGTAGGCCAGGTAGGAGTGAACATCCCCATCCCAGTGCCACTGCCCTTCTTCTCTTTTACCGGCTGGAAAAAGTCGTTTATGGGCGACCTGCATGCCTATGGCAAACAG
- a CDS encoding DUF969 domain-containing protein produces MDAVSYWPLIGVLVVIVGFALRFNPLLVVTLAGIATGLAAALPITEILKDLGEGFVHTRTLSLILVLPLAVVGLLERNGLREQAANWISRFKSISAGRLLALYLFMREISAALGLTGLGGHPQMVRPLLAPMAEGAAEKSLGPLTDEERQKLRAMSAATDNVGLFFGEDIFVAFGAVMLMYTFLSEQGYQVEPMHIALWGIPTALCALLIHGIRVVRLDRQLARARGASSAAESDSIAAPEGQ; encoded by the coding sequence ATGGACGCAGTCTCCTACTGGCCCCTGATCGGGGTCCTGGTCGTCATCGTCGGTTTTGCCTTGCGCTTCAATCCGCTGCTGGTGGTGACCCTGGCGGGTATCGCGACCGGGCTGGCGGCCGCCCTGCCCATCACCGAGATACTCAAGGACCTGGGCGAGGGCTTCGTCCACACCCGTACACTCTCCCTGATTCTGGTGCTGCCGCTGGCGGTGGTTGGGTTGCTGGAACGCAACGGCCTGCGCGAGCAGGCGGCGAACTGGATCTCCCGCTTCAAGAGTATCTCCGCCGGGCGCCTGCTGGCGCTGTACCTGTTTATGCGCGAAATCAGCGCTGCACTGGGCCTGACCGGCCTGGGCGGACACCCGCAGATGGTGCGGCCACTGCTCGCACCGATGGCGGAGGGTGCCGCGGAAAAGTCCCTGGGGCCGCTCACTGATGAGGAGCGCCAGAAGCTGCGCGCCATGTCCGCAGCCACCGACAATGTGGGCCTCTTCTTCGGCGAGGATATCTTTGTCGCCTTCGGCGCGGTCATGCTGATGTATACCTTCCTCTCCGAGCAGGGCTACCAGGTGGAGCCGATGCATATCGCGCTCTGGGGTATCCCCACCGCGCTCTGCGCACTACTGATCCACGGTATCCGTGTAGTGCGGCTGGATCGCCAGCTGGCCC
- a CDS encoding AraC family transcriptional regulator, whose amino-acid sequence MSEPSSWPLPEKGLRFLTPRFILDHLSENVLTRECYPTAMGYYPAAAGHHMIRDHHDDYLLLFCETGIGELEAGNFCGSVENGDVVVLPRGLPHRYRADDANPWTIFWCHFRGGLADAFLAHAGLTRSMPLLKGVAEPALKSSFKSLLSIARTGYGKAAFVHSANQLRQILTLLARLQKKRAQRQKGFDYEVIRNYMRDNLDQMLSLEELAALCNLSKYHFAHKYKELTGYAPLQHFIHMKVERACFLIDSTRFSVAQISFQLGYDDPLYFSRVFKRVTGLSPSKYRNSMHR is encoded by the coding sequence ATGAGCGAACCATCGAGCTGGCCATTGCCAGAGAAAGGGCTGCGTTTCCTTACGCCCAGATTTATTCTTGATCACTTGAGCGAGAATGTCCTGACGCGGGAGTGCTACCCCACGGCGATGGGCTATTACCCTGCGGCTGCTGGTCATCACATGATCCGGGATCATCACGATGATTACCTGTTGCTATTCTGCGAAACCGGTATCGGTGAGCTTGAGGCGGGTAACTTTTGTGGCAGTGTAGAAAACGGTGATGTCGTGGTTTTACCGCGTGGTCTGCCCCATCGCTATCGAGCCGATGATGCAAATCCATGGACGATATTTTGGTGTCACTTCCGCGGTGGGCTTGCCGATGCGTTTCTTGCACACGCTGGGCTGACGCGCAGCATGCCGCTGCTGAAAGGGGTGGCTGAGCCGGCGCTAAAGTCCAGTTTTAAGTCCCTGCTCAGTATCGCCAGAACCGGCTATGGAAAAGCTGCGTTCGTACATTCGGCAAACCAGCTCCGGCAAATCTTGACGTTGCTCGCAAGGTTGCAGAAAAAACGTGCGCAGCGTCAAAAAGGCTTTGATTACGAGGTTATACGCAATTATATGCGAGATAACCTCGACCAGATGTTGAGCCTTGAAGAGCTGGCGGCGCTGTGCAACTTGTCAAAATATCATTTCGCGCATAAATATAAAGAGCTGACAGGATATGCGCCTTTGCAGCATTTTATCCACATGAAGGTTGAGCGCGCCTGCTTTTTGATCGATAGCACCCGGTTCAGTGTGGCGCAAATTTCCTTTCAGCTGGGTTACGACGATCCGCTGTATTTTTCCCGAGTGTTCAAGCGGGTGACCGGTCTCTCACCGTCAAAATACCGCAATTCCATGCATCGCTAA
- the ppnN gene encoding nucleotide 5'-monophosphate nucleosidase PpnN, whose translation MSIDVVDAEVSPTGPFDILSKYEIHKLTDDSRGPQYQLFRNCSLAVLNCGNYMDDGKELLEKYADFDISVIPTERGIKLKVANAPASAFVDGKMIRGIAEHLFAVLRDIIYVNSEITGDPRYDLVSAQGITDAVFHILRNADTFNRTRSPRLVVCWGGHSISREEYDYTKQVGYELALRSLDICTGCGPGAMKGPMKGATIGHAKQRDRNGQYLGISEPGIIAAEAPNPIVNQLVIMPDIEKRLEAFVRTGHGIVVFPGGAGTAEEILYLLGILLHEENRQHPFPLIFTGPTSAADYFIRIDQFIANTLGESARSRYQIIIDDPAEVARQMAAGIQDVRQHRKETGDAYYYNWQLKISAEFQRPFAPTHENMRKLALHTNQEPYLLAANLRRAFSGIVSGNVKDEGIRNVEKNGPYELAGDPALMHSIDTLLKSFAKQQRMKLPGKEYIPCYRIAGS comes from the coding sequence ATGTCCATCGATGTCGTCGATGCGGAAGTTTCGCCAACCGGGCCATTCGATATCCTGTCCAAATACGAAATCCACAAGCTCACGGACGATAGCCGCGGCCCTCAATACCAGCTTTTCCGCAACTGCTCCCTGGCGGTGCTCAATTGCGGGAACTACATGGACGATGGCAAGGAACTGCTGGAAAAGTATGCCGACTTCGATATTTCCGTCATCCCCACGGAGCGCGGGATCAAGCTCAAGGTGGCAAACGCCCCGGCCAGTGCCTTTGTTGATGGCAAGATGATCCGCGGTATCGCCGAGCACTTATTTGCGGTTCTGCGGGATATTATCTACGTCAACAGCGAAATTACCGGTGATCCACGCTACGACCTGGTCTCGGCGCAGGGGATTACCGATGCGGTTTTCCACATCCTGCGCAATGCCGACACCTTTAACCGGACCCGTTCACCCAGGCTGGTAGTGTGCTGGGGCGGGCACTCCATTTCGCGCGAGGAATACGATTACACCAAACAGGTGGGCTACGAGCTGGCTCTGCGCTCTCTCGATATCTGCACCGGTTGCGGCCCGGGTGCAATGAAAGGGCCAATGAAAGGCGCCACCATCGGCCATGCCAAACAGCGCGACCGCAACGGACAATATCTCGGCATTTCCGAACCCGGCATCATCGCCGCCGAGGCACCCAACCCGATCGTCAACCAGCTGGTCATCATGCCGGATATCGAGAAACGCCTCGAAGCTTTTGTGCGCACCGGCCACGGCATTGTCGTATTTCCCGGCGGCGCCGGCACCGCCGAGGAGATCCTCTATCTGCTGGGGATACTCCTGCACGAAGAGAACAGGCAACACCCCTTCCCACTGATCTTTACCGGCCCCACGAGTGCGGCGGACTATTTCATCCGTATCGACCAGTTTATTGCCAATACACTCGGGGAATCCGCCAGGTCCCGCTACCAGATTATTATCGACGACCCGGCGGAAGTCGCGCGGCAAATGGCCGCCGGCATTCAGGATGTCCGCCAGCACCGCAAGGAAACCGGCGATGCCTATTATTACAATTGGCAACTGAAAATCTCGGCGGAGTTTCAACGCCCGTTTGCGCCCACCCATGAGAATATGCGCAAACTCGCATTGCACACCAACCAGGAACCCTACCTGCTTGCGGCCAATCTGCGCCGCGCGTTTTCCGGCATCGTATCCGGCAACGTGAAAGATGAAGGGATACGCAATGTAGAGAAAAACGGCCCCTACGAACTGGCCGGGGATCCCGCGTTGATGCACAGCATCGACACCCTGCTGAAATCCTTTGCCAAACAGCAACGGATGAAGCTGCCCGGCAAGGAGTACATTCCCTGTTACAGGATCGCCGGCAGCTGA
- a CDS encoding DUF6482 family protein, with protein sequence MNLQILSLEGHIYLVETIDENGVHLLADRRSRPRKFHCLEEIRDYFLAQPLEEVWLEQQTPYEEMCGLSDDTAPLRIRLYW encoded by the coding sequence ATGAACCTGCAGATACTCTCCCTGGAAGGCCATATCTATCTTGTTGAGACGATTGATGAAAACGGGGTCCACCTGCTCGCCGATCGCCGTTCCAGGCCGCGTAAGTTTCACTGCCTGGAAGAGATCCGCGATTATTTTCTGGCGCAGCCTTTAGAGGAAGTCTGGCTGGAACAGCAGACGCCCTATGAGGAGATGTGCGGTCTGTCTGACGATACAGCGCCGCTGCGTATCAGGCTTTACTGGTAG
- a CDS encoding CinA family protein: protein MTLDTDIHQLAESLGEELSKREWHVTAAESCTGGGIATAITSVAGASNWFEGAVVSYANRIKRDLLTVEEGDLETFGAVSEPVVRQMASSVLGLMDAQLAVAVSGIAGPDGGSEEKPVGTVWIAWAHSVGQEPVEIDARCFHFKGDRAAVQAQTVAEALRGMLALVRAHPAP from the coding sequence ATGACACTGGACACCGACATCCACCAGTTGGCTGAGTCGCTGGGCGAGGAACTGAGCAAGCGCGAGTGGCATGTGACCGCGGCCGAGTCCTGTACCGGGGGTGGCATTGCGACGGCGATTACCTCGGTGGCTGGCGCGTCGAACTGGTTCGAAGGGGCAGTGGTCAGCTACGCCAACCGTATCAAGCGCGATCTGCTGACCGTGGAGGAGGGTGACCTGGAAACCTTCGGTGCGGTCAGCGAGCCGGTGGTGCGGCAGATGGCCAGCAGTGTACTGGGGTTGATGGATGCGCAGTTGGCCGTCGCCGTCAGCGGTATCGCCGGTCCGGACGGTGGTAGCGAGGAGAAGCCGGTGGGCACCGTTTGGATCGCCTGGGCCCATTCGGTGGGACAGGAGCCGGTGGAGATAGACGCGCGCTGCTTTCATTTCAAGGGCGACCGCGCCGCGGTGCAGGCGCAGACGGTAGCCGAGGCACTGCGGGGCATGCTGGCACTGGTGCGAGCGCACCCCGCGCCCTGA
- the recA gene encoding recombinase RecA, which yields MDSNKDKALQAALSQIERQFGKGTVMRMGDKERERIPAISTGSLGLDVALGIGGLPRGRIVEIYGPESSGKTTLTLQVIAEAQRKGGTCAFVDAEHALDPIYAEKLGVNVDELIVSQPDTGEQALEVADMLVRSGAVDVLVVDSVAALTPRAEIEGEMGDSHVGLQARLMSQALRKLTGNIKNTNTLCVFINQIRMKIGVMFGSPETTTGGNALKFYSSVRLDIRRIGAVKEGDEVVGNETRVKVVKNKVAPPFKQTEFQIMYGQGINLIGEIIDYGVKLGLVDKAGAWYSYKGDKIGQGKANAGKFLKENQDIRDEIEGALRAQLLGDLVPAAKPEETVEAVEAPEE from the coding sequence ATGGATTCCAACAAAGACAAGGCACTGCAGGCGGCGCTGTCTCAGATTGAGCGCCAGTTCGGCAAGGGTACGGTAATGCGCATGGGGGACAAGGAGCGCGAGCGCATCCCCGCCATTTCTACCGGCTCCCTGGGTCTGGACGTGGCCCTGGGTATCGGTGGTCTGCCGCGTGGCCGCATCGTCGAGATCTACGGCCCGGAATCCTCCGGTAAAACCACGCTGACCCTGCAGGTCATTGCCGAGGCCCAGCGCAAGGGCGGCACCTGTGCCTTCGTCGATGCCGAGCACGCGCTGGATCCGATCTACGCCGAGAAGCTGGGCGTGAACGTGGACGAGCTGATCGTGTCCCAGCCGGATACCGGTGAGCAGGCGCTGGAAGTGGCCGATATGCTGGTGCGCTCCGGCGCGGTGGACGTGCTGGTTGTCGACTCGGTGGCGGCCCTGACCCCGCGCGCCGAGATCGAGGGCGAGATGGGCGATTCCCACGTGGGCCTGCAGGCGCGCCTGATGTCCCAGGCGCTGCGCAAACTGACCGGCAACATCAAGAACACCAACACCCTGTGTGTATTTATTAACCAGATTCGCATGAAGATCGGTGTGATGTTCGGCTCACCGGAAACCACCACCGGCGGTAATGCGCTCAAGTTCTACTCCTCCGTGCGCCTGGATATCCGCCGCATCGGCGCTGTGAAAGAGGGCGACGAAGTGGTGGGCAACGAGACCCGCGTGAAAGTGGTCAAGAACAAGGTGGCGCCGCCGTTCAAGCAGACCGAATTCCAGATCATGTATGGCCAGGGCATCAACCTGATCGGTGAGATCATCGACTACGGCGTGAAGCTGGGCCTGGTAGACAAGGCCGGTGCCTGGTACAGCTACAAGGGCGACAAGATCGGTCAGGGCAAGGCCAATGCGGGCAAGTTCCTGAAGGAAAACCAGGATATCCGCGACGAGATTGAGGGCGCTCTGCGCGCGCAGTTGCTCGGCGATCTGGTGCCGGCGGCCAAGCCGGAAGAGACCGTAGAAGCCGTAGAGGCCCCCGAAGAGTAA
- a CDS encoding regulatory protein RecX — protein MSFKTPDQAQALFGAALELLTRREHSRRELRDKLAGKFPDADFEALFARLAELNYQSDRRFAEVFARSRVQRGQGPLRIRRDLQQRGIGNQLIESALEQAEADWFALAAEQLQRKFRTPINAALSREQQLKERARRQRHLAYRGFPADAISWALEAAY, from the coding sequence GTGTCTTTCAAAACCCCAGACCAGGCTCAGGCGCTGTTCGGTGCAGCGCTTGAGCTACTCACCCGTCGCGAGCACTCCCGCCGGGAACTGCGGGACAAGCTCGCGGGCAAGTTCCCCGATGCCGACTTCGAGGCGCTGTTCGCGCGCCTCGCCGAGCTCAATTACCAGTCCGACCGGCGTTTCGCCGAGGTGTTTGCCCGCTCGCGGGTGCAGCGTGGCCAGGGGCCGCTGCGTATCCGCCGCGACCTGCAGCAGCGCGGTATCGGCAACCAGCTGATTGAAAGTGCGCTGGAGCAGGCCGAGGCCGACTGGTTTGCGCTGGCCGCTGAACAGCTGCAGCGCAAGTTCCGTACACCCATCAATGCCGCGCTGTCGCGTGAACAGCAGCTCAAAGAGCGCGCCCGGCGGCAGCGTCACCTCGCCTATCGTGGTTTCCCCGCCGATGCCATCAGCTGGGCCCTGGAAGCCGCATACTGA